One window of Streptococcus troglodytae genomic DNA carries:
- a CDS encoding YwaF family protein yields MKAFLTPHQTQPPEISPLLYLLMVTVLLLLSYTSFKYYQSSLYTRTFKMIQAIQLLTLYSWYLFFAIPISNSLPFYHCRLAMFALLLLPDKTKLKQYFALMGVSGAIFAIGYPIMDAYTFPHITAFSFIIGHYALLVGSIIYLMRYYKSNVLSWKAIILYTFVLNLFLVIINYLTGGNYGILRYTPFIANRPLLVRYLAVTLILTAMLLLIDWVFIRREYGKSKSRKGKVTF; encoded by the coding sequence ATGAAAGCATTTTTAACGCCACACCAAACGCAGCCACCAGAAATCTCACCACTTTTATATCTTTTAATGGTAACCGTTTTGCTCTTACTCAGTTATACGTCTTTTAAGTATTACCAAAGTTCTTTATATACTCGAACTTTTAAAATGATTCAGGCTATTCAGTTACTTACTCTTTATAGTTGGTATCTGTTTTTTGCTATTCCGATTTCTAATAGTTTGCCGTTTTATCATTGTCGTCTTGCTATGTTTGCCCTTTTATTGCTACCGGATAAAACGAAATTGAAACAGTATTTTGCACTTATGGGAGTTAGTGGTGCTATTTTTGCTATTGGTTATCCTATCATGGATGCTTATACTTTTCCACATATTACTGCTTTTTCATTTATCATTGGGCACTATGCTCTTTTGGTTGGAAGTATTATTTACCTTATGCGTTATTATAAGTCAAATGTTCTCAGTTGGAAAGCTATTATTCTCTACACGTTTGTCTTAAACCTCTTTTTAGTGATTATTAATTATTTGACCGGCGGCAATTATGGGATCCTGCGTTATACACCCTTTATTGCCAATAGGCCCCTCCTAGTGCGCTATCTAGCCGTAACCCTTATTTTAACTGCTATGCTGCTGCTAATTGATTGGGTATTTATCAGGAGGGAATATGGAAAAAGCAAGAGCAGAAAAGGTAAGGTGACATTTTGA
- a CDS encoding UDP-N-acetylmuramoyl-tripeptide--D-alanyl-D-alanine ligase, translating into MKLTLQEIASVVGAQNDVSLFEDLTINAIEFDSRQIKTGDLFLPLQGARDGHEFIGTAFANGAVATFSEKNITSNYPYILVVDCLKAFQDLAQYYLEKMRVDVIAITGSNGKTTTKDMIAAILATTYKTYKTQGNYNNEIGLPYTVLHMPDDTEKIVLEMGQDHLGDIALLSNLAHPHISVVTLIGEAHLEFFGSREKIAEGKMQITQGMDGHGILIAPADKIINSFLPEKQKVIRFGADEDIFVTELEEHKNYLNFKTNFLDNEIKLPVTGKYNATNAMIASYVGKLLNVSEEKIISALAQLNLTRNRTEWKKAANGADILSDVYNANPTAMKLILETFSSIPANDGGKKIAVLADMKELGDSELALHAAMIKSLDPAVIDYVFLFGPLMQALADEVAKVYPTDKWHYLAQADQVDDLTEQIQKVLGPNDQILLKGSNSMKLTQVVECLEK; encoded by the coding sequence ATGAAGTTAACTTTACAAGAGATAGCCTCGGTTGTAGGTGCTCAAAATGATGTCAGTCTTTTTGAAGATCTTACCATCAATGCTATTGAATTTGACAGCCGCCAGATAAAGACAGGTGATTTATTTTTACCACTGCAGGGTGCACGTGATGGCCATGAGTTTATTGGTACTGCTTTTGCAAATGGTGCTGTTGCTACTTTTTCTGAAAAAAACATAACCAGTAATTATCCCTATATTTTAGTTGTCGATTGCTTGAAAGCTTTTCAGGATTTGGCGCAATACTATTTGGAGAAAATGCGGGTTGATGTTATTGCTATAACAGGCTCTAACGGAAAAACGACCACAAAGGACATGATAGCAGCTATTTTAGCAACTACTTACAAGACTTACAAGACACAAGGTAATTATAATAATGAAATTGGTCTGCCTTATACGGTTTTACACATGCCTGATGATACTGAAAAAATTGTACTTGAAATGGGTCAGGATCATCTTGGTGATATTGCCCTTTTGTCTAATCTTGCCCATCCCCACATCTCTGTTGTCACCTTGATTGGTGAAGCTCATTTAGAGTTCTTTGGCAGCCGTGAGAAAATTGCTGAAGGAAAAATGCAAATTACTCAAGGAATGGATGGTCATGGGATTCTTATTGCACCAGCGGATAAAATCATTAATTCATTTTTACCAGAAAAGCAAAAGGTTATTCGTTTTGGAGCTGATGAAGATATTTTTGTGACCGAATTAGAAGAGCATAAAAACTATCTGAACTTTAAAACGAATTTCCTAGATAATGAGATTAAATTGCCAGTAACTGGTAAATATAATGCTACCAATGCCATGATTGCTAGCTATGTTGGAAAACTGCTTAATGTCTCTGAAGAAAAGATTATCTCTGCACTGGCTCAGCTCAATCTAACCCGTAATCGGACTGAATGGAAAAAAGCAGCTAATGGTGCAGATATCTTATCTGATGTTTATAATGCTAATCCAACAGCCATGAAGCTTATTTTGGAGACATTTTCCAGCATTCCAGCAAATGATGGCGGCAAGAAAATTGCTGTTCTAGCTGATATGAAAGAATTAGGAGACAGTGAGTTAGCCTTACATGCAGCTATGATTAAAAGTCTAGATCCTGCAGTGATAGATTATGTCTTTCTTTTTGGACCACTAATGCAAGCTCTAGCAGATGAAGTCGCTAAGGTCTATCCAACAGATAAGTGGCACTACCTTGCTCAAGCTGATCAGGTAGATGACCTCACTGAGCAAATTCAAAAAGTATTAGGCCCTAATGATCAAATACTCCTAAAGGGTTCAAATTCCATGAAATTAACTCAAGTTGTGGAGTGCTTGGAGAAGTGA
- a CDS encoding bile acid:sodium symporter family protein — translation MESLTQFSKKLSKWFTLVVVIWAVFNYFLPTASSWVIPNTSYLLGIILFGMGLTLTTEDFVRISKRPVPVALGTVAHYVIMPSLAWLLCLIFHLKGATAAGVILVGSCPSGTSSSVMAFLSGGDVALDVSIEILSTLLAPVMLPLLLSVLAGQYIAVPALSLFLSTLRIVVVPIILGVLIHTLFGKKIAAIIKLMPLISQVAILLIIGAVVSANHANIFTAATALVIPVVMLHNLCGYSLGYAFAKLLHLEEPQQKAITFEVGMQDSSLGATLAMKYFVPQAAIPSTIFSIWHNISGSILSSWWKNHSQSHLTERK, via the coding sequence ATGGAAAGTTTAACTCAATTTTCAAAAAAACTTAGTAAATGGTTTACACTTGTTGTCGTTATCTGGGCCGTTTTTAATTACTTTTTGCCCACAGCTAGTAGCTGGGTTATTCCCAATACGTCTTACTTGTTAGGTATTATTTTGTTCGGAATGGGGCTAACCTTGACTACTGAAGATTTTGTAAGAATCTCCAAACGTCCAGTGCCCGTTGCTTTGGGGACAGTCGCTCACTATGTTATCATGCCTAGTTTGGCATGGCTGCTCTGCTTGATTTTTCATTTGAAGGGTGCAACAGCAGCAGGAGTCATTTTAGTTGGTTCTTGTCCTAGTGGAACATCGTCTAGTGTTATGGCTTTCCTATCTGGTGGGGATGTGGCTTTGGACGTATCTATTGAAATCTTATCGACTTTGCTGGCACCTGTAATGCTGCCTTTGCTCTTATCTGTTTTGGCTGGGCAATATATTGCAGTGCCAGCGCTCAGCCTCTTTTTATCTACTTTACGAATTGTTGTTGTTCCCATCATTTTAGGGGTGCTGATTCATACCCTTTTTGGCAAGAAAATCGCTGCTATCATTAAGCTAATGCCCTTGATCTCACAGGTCGCTATTCTTTTGATTATTGGTGCTGTTGTTTCAGCTAATCATGCCAATATTTTCACAGCAGCTACAGCCTTAGTGATTCCGGTTGTTATGCTTCATAACCTGTGTGGATATAGTCTGGGGTATGCTTTTGCCAAATTATTGCATTTAGAAGAACCACAGCAAAAGGCTATTACTTTTGAGGTTGGTATGCAAGACTCTAGCTTGGGGGCAACACTTGCCATGAAATATTTTGTTCCGCAAGCAGCTATTCCTTCAACTATTTTTTCGATTTGGCATAATATTTCTGGTTCCATTCTATCATCTTGGTGGAAAAATCATTCACAATCTCATTTAACAGAAAGAAAGTAA
- a CDS encoding folate family ECF transporter S component, translating into MNTMFKSPKLSPQRLVTLAMLIALAFAIGKFSIPIIPQQLIISPTFIVNVMIGMIGGPIWSFISLAILDVVDNLSSGAGNFIIWWTLLKAIQGFFYGLFFYQKSLNWANKKTGCTLLWLQQSLCLSEALSSLHCSSRFTMVSHFGHNLQQGVG; encoded by the coding sequence ATGAATACTATGTTTAAATCACCTAAGCTTAGTCCGCAGCGCTTGGTCACTTTGGCCATGTTGATTGCCTTAGCTTTTGCGATTGGAAAATTTTCCATTCCCATTATTCCCCAACAACTGATTATCAGCCCAACTTTCATTGTTAATGTGATGATTGGTATGATTGGCGGACCAATCTGGTCCTTTATTAGCCTAGCGATTTTGGATGTGGTGGATAACTTATCTAGTGGTGCAGGTAACTTTATCATCTGGTGGACACTACTAAAAGCCATTCAGGGATTTTTTTATGGACTTTTCTTTTATCAAAAATCACTAAACTGGGCAAATAAAAAGACTGGCTGCACGTTACTATGGCTACAGCAGTCATTATGCTTATCGGAAGCTTTATCTTCACTCCATTGCTCATCCAGATTTACTATGGTGTCCCATTTTGGGCACAATTTGCAGCAGGGCGTTGGTTAA
- a CDS encoding D-alanine--D-alanine ligase, translating to MSKETLVLLYGGRSAERDVSVLSAESVMRAINYDNFLVKTYFITQAGEFIKTQEFDSQPSETDKLMTNDTIIASQKIKPSDIYEEGAVVFPVLHGPMGEDGSIQGFLEVLKMPYVGTNILSSSVAMDKITTKQVLESTATIPQVAYVALVEGEPLESKLAEVEERLIYPVFVKPANMGSSVGISKAENRTDLKQAIALALKYDSRVLIEQGVDAREIEVGILGNTDVKTTLPGEVVKDVAFYDYEAKYIDNKITMAIPAEIDPVITEKMREYAAIAFRTLGCCGLSRCDFFLTEDGKVYLNELNTMPGFTQWSMYPLLWENMGLSYSDLIEELVSLAKEMFVKREGHLI from the coding sequence ATGTCTAAAGAAACGCTTGTTTTATTATATGGTGGTCGTTCTGCAGAACGTGATGTTTCTGTGCTCTCAGCTGAGAGTGTCATGCGGGCCATAAATTATGACAACTTTTTAGTCAAAACTTATTTCATTACGCAAGCGGGTGAATTTATCAAAACACAGGAGTTTGACAGCCAACCATCAGAAACCGACAAACTGATGACAAATGACACGATTATTGCTTCTCAAAAGATTAAGCCAAGTGATATTTATGAGGAAGGAGCAGTTGTTTTTCCTGTCCTTCATGGACCTATGGGAGAGGATGGTTCTATTCAGGGCTTTCTTGAAGTTTTAAAAATGCCTTATGTGGGAACCAATATTCTGTCATCTAGTGTAGCTATGGATAAGATTACAACAAAGCAAGTTTTAGAAAGTACGGCTACTATTCCTCAAGTAGCTTATGTTGCTCTTGTTGAAGGCGAGCCTTTAGAAAGCAAGTTGGCAGAAGTTGAAGAAAGATTGATTTATCCTGTATTTGTTAAACCAGCCAATATGGGTTCTAGTGTTGGTATTTCTAAAGCGGAAAATCGCACTGACTTAAAACAAGCTATTGCACTTGCTTTGAAATATGACAGTCGTGTTTTAATTGAACAAGGTGTGGATGCACGTGAGATTGAGGTTGGTATTTTAGGAAATACTGATGTTAAAACAACTTTACCGGGAGAGGTTGTCAAAGATGTGGCCTTTTATGATTATGAAGCCAAGTATATTGATAATAAGATCACCATGGCTATTCCGGCAGAAATAGATCCTGTTATCACTGAAAAAATGCGGGAGTATGCTGCAATAGCTTTTCGAACTTTGGGCTGCTGTGGGCTTTCTCGCTGTGATTTCTTCCTAACAGAGGATGGGAAAGTTTATTTGAATGAACTCAACACTATGCCCGGCTTTACGCAATGGTCTATGTATCCCCTTCTTTGGGAAAATATGGGGCTGTCTTATTCAGATTTGATTGAAGAATTAGTTAGTCTTGCTAAAGAAATGTTTGTCAAACGTGAAGGCCATTTGATTTAA
- the recR gene encoding recombination mediator RecR — MLYPTPIAKLIESFTKLPGIGIKTATRLAFYTIGMNDEDVNNFAKNLLAAKRELTYCSVCGNLTDDDPCNICTDESRDRSTVLVVEDSKDVSAMEKIQEYHGLYHVLHGLISPMNGIGPDDINLKSLLTRLRDNSDIHEVIIATNATADGEATAMYISRVLKPAGITVTRLARGLAVGSDIEYADEVTLLRAIENRTEL, encoded by the coding sequence ATGCTCTACCCAACACCTATTGCCAAACTTATTGAGAGTTTCACAAAATTACCGGGTATTGGTATCAAAACAGCGACTCGCTTGGCTTTTTATACGATTGGTATGAATGATGAAGACGTTAATAACTTTGCTAAAAATCTTCTAGCTGCTAAACGAGAATTGACCTACTGTTCTGTTTGTGGCAATCTGACAGATGATGATCCTTGCAATATTTGTACAGATGAAAGCAGAGACCGCTCGACTGTTTTAGTAGTTGAAGATAGTAAGGATGTTTCTGCAATGGAAAAAATTCAGGAATATCATGGTCTTTATCATGTTTTACACGGTCTGATTTCTCCCATGAATGGTATTGGTCCTGATGATATTAATTTGAAAAGTCTTCTGACACGCCTACGCGATAATAGTGATATTCATGAAGTCATTATCGCAACTAATGCCACAGCAGATGGAGAAGCAACGGCTATGTATATTTCCAGAGTTCTCAAACCTGCTGGTATTACAGTTACACGTTTAGCGCGTGGGCTTGCTGTTGGTTCTGACATTGAGTATGCTGATGAAGTAACTCTGCTTCGAGCAATTGAAAACAGGACAGAGTTATAA